The bacterium genome window below encodes:
- a CDS encoding heterodisulfide reductase subunit C, whose protein sequence is MAEASEPIYADARYQDVPYEEKQQLFDEVKGDMRWETTLYGCYECGICVAACPSARFYDFSPRVFAQVMAREDVHTFYELLNESVWDCSQ, encoded by the coding sequence ATGGCTGAGGCCTCAGAACCGATCTACGCCGACGCCAGGTACCAGGACGTCCCCTACGAGGAGAAGCAGCAGCTCTTCGACGAGGTCAAGGGCGACATGCGGTGGGAGACCACCCTCTACGGCTGCTACGAGTGCGGCATCTGCGTCGCCGCCTGCCCGTCGGCGCGCTTCTACGACTTCAGCCCGCGGGTCTTCGCCCAGGTGATGGCGCGCGAGGACGTTCACACCTTCTACGAGCTGCTCAACGAGTCGGTGTGGGACTGCTCGCAGT